In the genome of Neofelis nebulosa isolate mNeoNeb1 chromosome 6, mNeoNeb1.pri, whole genome shotgun sequence, one region contains:
- the BAG2 gene encoding BAG family molecular chaperone regulator 2 has product MAQAKINAKANEGRFCRSSSMADRSSRLLESLDQLELRVEALREAATAVEQEKEILLEMIHSIQNSQDMRQISDGEREELNLTANRLMGRTLTVEVSVETIRNPQQQESLKHATRIIDEVVSKFLDDLGNAKSHLMSLYSACSSEVPSGPVDQKFQSIVIGCALEDQKKIKRRLETLLRNIENSDKAIKLLEHSKGAGSKTLQQNAEGKFN; this is encoded by the exons ATGGCTCAGGCGAAGATCAACGCGAAAGCCAACGAGGGGCGCTTCTGCCGCTCCTCCTCCATGGCCGACCGCTCCAGCCGCCTGCTGGAGAGCCTGGACCAGCTGGAGCTCAG GGTGGAGGCTTTGAGAGAAGCGGCAACTGCTGtggagcaagagaaagaaatcctcCTGGAGATGATCCACAGCATCCAGAATAGCCAGGACATGAGGCAGATCAGCGATG gagaaagagaagaattaaaTCTGACAGCAAACCGTTTGATGGGAAGAACGCTCACCGTTGAAGTTTCAGTAGAAACTATTAGAAATCCCCAGCAGCAAGAATCCTTAAAGCATGCCACCAGGATTATTGATGAGGTGGTCAGTAAGTTTCTGGATGATTTGGGAAACGCCAAGAGTCACTTGATGTCACTGTACAGTGCTTGTTCATCTGAGGTGCCATCTGGGCCTGTTGACCAGAAGTTTCAGTCCATAGTGATTGGCTGTGCTCTTGAAGAtcagaagaaaattaagagaagATTAGAGACTCTGCTTAGAAATATTGAAAACTCTGACAAGGCCATCAAGCTGTTAGAGCATTCTAAAGGAGCTGGTTCCAAAACTCTGCAACAAAATGCTGAAGGCAAATTTAATTAG